ACTGGACACTCCTTACTGGAAAGAAGATATCCGCTGCGCAGTAGCAGGCGGTTGTGATGCGATCCGTATTCCAAAGACAGAATCCGCACAGGACGTAAAAGTGGTAGAAGCTGAAGTTGTTCAGGCTGAAAAAGATTTCGGACGTGAAGAAGGAAGCGTTCTGATCATGGCAGCTATTGAATCAGCACGAGGTGTGATGCGTGCACTTGATATCTGCGAATCTTCCGAAAGACTTTTCGGAATTGCCCTTTCCGGCGGAGATTACACTAAAGACCTTCAGACACACATCACCGGAACCGGAATCGAGCTCATGGGAGCAAGACAGAACATGGTAATCGCAGCAAGAGCGGCAGGTGTACAGTGCTTTGATACAGTATACACAGACCTTGATGATATGGATGGTTTCCGTCAGGATGTTGAGAATATCCACCTGATGGGGTTTGATGGAAAATCCATCATCAACCCAAGACAGATCAACATTGTACATGAAATCTTTACACCAAAACAGAAAGATATCATTTTCGCAGAAAAAGTTGTCCGTGAAATTGATACAAAGAAAGCACAGGGGATCGGTGTATTTACAGTAGATGGTAAGATGATCGATATCGCTTTCTATGACGGAGCAAAGAGAACAATCGAGCTTGCAAAAGCTTCAGGTGTGTATAAGGGGGATTTATAAGATGATTAACGCAGTAGGTAGAGATATCCCGGAAGAGATTTTAAAAGCAACTGGTAAAGAAGTATTTCAGGGTGTTCATCATTTTGACGGACATGTCTATAAAAAACACGGACCGGAAGTAGAATGTGTGATCAATTCCAACGGAAGCAAGATGGTAGACAGTATCCATGATGTTCTTGTAAAATGTGGCATCAAAGACGGTATGACAGTCAGCTTCCATCACCATTTCCGTGAAGGGGATTACGTTGTAAATATGGTAATGAAAGAGATCCACGATATGGGAATCAAAGACATTACAATTTGTGCAAGCTCTCTTGGAAAAGCACATGATCCTCTGGTAGAATATATTGAAGATGGAACCATTACAAATATCCAGTCATCCGGTGTGCGTGGAAAGATCGGAGAAGCTATTTCCAATGGTAAATTAAAAGGTCTTGCGATCATGCGTTCCCACGGCGGACGTGTACGTGCCCTGGTAACAGGTGAGACACAGATCGATATCGCATTTATCGGAACTCCTACCTGTGATGAGTACGGTAACTGCCGTGGTATCGGTGG
The sequence above is drawn from the Coprococcus comes ATCC 27758 genome and encodes:
- a CDS encoding aldolase/citrate lyase family protein — protein: MNPNKKRLRRTMMFLNAQKPGLIKDPYIYKPDSIMLDLEDAVAENQKDAARFSLYHALKTINYRGCERVVRINGLDTPYWKEDIRCAVAGGCDAIRIPKTESAQDVKVVEAEVVQAEKDFGREEGSVLIMAAIESARGVMRALDICESSERLFGIALSGGDYTKDLQTHITGTGIELMGARQNMVIAARAAGVQCFDTVYTDLDDMDGFRQDVENIHLMGFDGKSIINPRQINIVHEIFTPKQKDIIFAEKVVREIDTKKAQGIGVFTVDGKMIDIAFYDGAKRTIELAKASGVYKGDL